One genomic segment of Kordiimonas sp. SCSIO 12603 includes these proteins:
- a CDS encoding zinc-dependent metalloprotease, which translates to MELKFRHLLAGVALGALTVTGAPAIAQDDKPAKPAAEKKQEEADTKDKAKADKKDGDKDADKKKKKKKKDKTIKDLVKDHEEMDGLFKLYRDKKTGKMMMEISEDQIGKDFIYFSHIENGVVEGGHFRGQYRQQKVFKLNKHFDKIEFVQQNPFFYFDQDNALARAEDANISPSIIAVSKIKAKNAKEDQEENGVRYLIDADELFKTEAFDRLKPRGNPRVKPWEQFSLGKVSKAKTRISDVNNYPENTAVTVDYVFSNPAPANGGNGFEITDARNVNVRMQHTLLAMPENDFKPRMDDARVGYFLDYVNDMTSHSATPWRDMINRWHLVKKDPNAAVSEPVEPIVWWMENTTPVELRPTIKKAVEAWNIAFEQAGFKNAVVVKQQPDDADWDAGDIRYNVLRWTSSPTPPFGGYGPSFTNPYTGQILGADIMLEYSFITNRLRSSNVFEDAGVAIHEEHDDETASFMDRLRAHEANCNMAGQIQLNNMVGKALSLAQGRDEATTRRLVEESIYYLMLHEVGHTLGLNHNMKATQARSYETTYDMDAQGNGLAGSVMDYPAINFAPKGKEQAHYYTIRPGDYDIWAIQFGYSPDMEDPETRKAHLARSNEKGLAFGNDADDMRAPGRGIDPRVNIFDMTDDAVRFAEDRLKMNKEALKSLRQKFTKEGQSYQELRDAYAVVTGDMYSHGNIASRYIGGVYVDRSVAGQPGATAPYRPVEEEKQRKAMKLLADYIFSPDAFEASSDLLQHVGIQRRGFFHFGGEDPRVHNRVGRFQGIILSHLLHPNTLQRISDSALYGNTYSITEVMDDLTSAIFDADSRGAVNTLRQQLQLHYVNRLIGIMNAGNYDYVAKSNALANLKKIEKNMARWRGDAATRAHRDHVAFIIAKALDVTEG; encoded by the coding sequence ATGGAACTTAAGTTTCGTCACCTGCTAGCTGGTGTAGCGCTGGGGGCGCTTACAGTAACTGGCGCACCTGCGATCGCTCAGGATGATAAACCAGCGAAACCTGCTGCTGAAAAAAAGCAGGAAGAAGCTGACACAAAAGATAAAGCGAAAGCAGATAAAAAAGACGGCGACAAAGACGCTGATAAGAAAAAAAAGAAGAAGAAAAAAGATAAAACCATCAAAGACCTTGTGAAAGATCACGAGGAAATGGATGGCCTGTTCAAGCTTTACCGCGATAAAAAAACAGGCAAAATGATGATGGAAATTTCCGAAGACCAAATCGGAAAAGATTTCATCTACTTCTCTCATATTGAAAACGGTGTTGTTGAAGGCGGCCATTTCCGCGGCCAATACCGCCAGCAAAAAGTATTCAAGCTTAACAAGCACTTCGATAAAATCGAGTTTGTTCAGCAAAACCCATTCTTCTATTTTGATCAGGATAATGCACTCGCTCGTGCGGAAGACGCAAACATCAGCCCTTCCATTATTGCTGTAAGCAAAATTAAAGCAAAGAACGCTAAAGAAGATCAGGAAGAAAACGGCGTACGTTACCTGATTGATGCTGATGAACTCTTTAAAACAGAAGCATTTGATCGCCTCAAGCCTCGTGGTAACCCACGTGTTAAACCTTGGGAGCAATTTAGCCTTGGTAAAGTTTCTAAGGCGAAAACACGTATTTCTGACGTAAACAACTACCCGGAAAACACAGCAGTTACAGTTGATTATGTATTCTCAAACCCAGCTCCAGCAAATGGCGGAAACGGTTTTGAAATTACAGACGCACGTAACGTGAATGTTCGCATGCAGCACACACTGCTTGCTATGCCCGAAAATGACTTCAAACCTCGCATGGATGATGCACGCGTTGGTTACTTCCTCGATTATGTAAACGATATGACATCTCACTCTGCAACCCCGTGGCGCGATATGATCAACCGTTGGCATCTTGTGAAGAAAGATCCAAATGCAGCAGTTTCAGAGCCAGTAGAACCAATTGTTTGGTGGATGGAAAACACAACTCCAGTTGAACTTCGTCCAACAATCAAAAAAGCTGTTGAAGCATGGAACATTGCCTTCGAACAAGCCGGCTTCAAAAACGCCGTTGTTGTGAAGCAACAGCCAGATGATGCGGATTGGGATGCAGGCGATATTCGCTATAACGTGCTGCGCTGGACATCAAGTCCAACACCACCATTTGGCGGCTATGGCCCAAGCTTCACAAACCCATATACAGGCCAAATCCTTGGCGCTGATATCATGCTTGAATATAGCTTCATCACAAACCGCCTACGTTCAAGTAACGTATTTGAAGATGCAGGTGTAGCTATTCATGAAGAGCATGACGATGAAACAGCAAGCTTTATGGATCGCCTCCGCGCCCACGAAGCAAACTGTAATATGGCAGGCCAGATCCAGCTAAATAATATGGTAGGTAAAGCCCTTTCTCTTGCGCAAGGCCGTGATGAAGCAACAACACGCCGTCTTGTTGAAGAATCCATTTACTACCTAATGCTTCATGAAGTTGGTCACACTCTTGGCCTGAACCACAATATGAAAGCAACACAAGCGCGTTCATATGAAACAACATATGATATGGATGCTCAAGGAAACGGCCTTGCCGGTTCTGTAATGGATTATCCTGCTATTAACTTTGCACCAAAAGGCAAAGAGCAGGCGCATTATTACACCATCCGTCCTGGCGATTATGATATCTGGGCTATTCAGTTTGGTTATTCACCAGACATGGAAGACCCTGAAACTCGTAAGGCACACCTCGCTCGTTCGAATGAAAAAGGCCTAGCCTTTGGTAACGATGCAGATGATATGCGTGCACCAGGCCGTGGTATCGATCCTCGCGTTAACATCTTTGATATGACAGATGATGCTGTTCGTTTTGCTGAAGACCGTCTGAAGATGAACAAGGAAGCGCTTAAGTCTTTGCGCCAGAAGTTCACTAAAGAAGGCCAAAGCTATCAGGAACTACGCGATGCATACGCTGTTGTAACAGGCGATATGTATAGCCACGGTAACATTGCATCTCGCTATATTGGTGGTGTGTATGTAGACCGTTCTGTTGCTGGCCAGCCAGGTGCTACAGCGCCTTACCGCCCTGTTGAAGAAGAAAAGCAGCGTAAAGCAATGAAGCTTCTTGCTGATTATATCTTCTCTCCAGATGCATTTGAAGCAAGCAGTGACCTGTTGCAACACGTTGGTATTCAGCGTCGTGGTTTCTTCCACTTTGGTGGTGAAGATCCACGCGTTCATAACCGCGTAGGTCGCTTCCAGGGCATTATCCTGTCGCATCTGCTACATCCAAATACACTCCAGCGTATTAGCGATAGCGCTCTATACGGCAACACATACTCAATCACAGAAGTAATGGATGATCTGACATCTGCTATCTTCGATGCTGATAGCCGCGGTGCCGTAAATACACTACGTCAACAGCTTCAGTTGCATTATGTGAACCGTTTGATCGGTATCATGAATGCTGGCAACTATGATTATGTGGCCAAATCAAACGCCCTAGCCAACCTCAAGAAAATTGAGAAAAATATGGCGCG